Genomic window (Nitrospira sp.):
GTGACAGCCCTCCCGGCCAGTTGGCTGGCGCGGTTGCACCCGGACGTGCCCCACACCATGGGGAGCGAAGAAATGGGATGGAGAAGGAGAACAATCCGCACGGTCGAGGCGCCGCAGGCGACGCGACGGTGCGTGAGAGGGGCACGGCGCGGGCGCGGTGCCACCGTGCTGGTGGAACGGTCCAACACACTCGTGGGTCAGGATCGGAAAGACAAATTTTGGGAAAGGAAGAGAGAACTGGTCTGATCAGACAAGGCCGACGAGCGAGCGAGGCCCGCCGGCCCTGTTGACCCAATCAGTCGATCGCTCGAAAGATCAGGCCGGCCTCGGGATGATCGCCTGCGAAATCACGCAGCAGATGGAAGTAGTCTGCGATCCGAGGACCGAGTGGATCGTTCTCCAACAGGAAGGACAGGTGGCTGAACGTGAAGAGCGACACGATGATCCCGGCGGCATCGCCCGAGACGGTGGCGTCAAAGAAACTGTCCGCATGCACGAGTGCATAGCGTTCATGATGTGGTGCGAGATAACACCCGCCGTTACTCAAGTCATAGAAGTGCCAATACCCTCCGATGTATGTGGGACACAGCTTGGCGAACTGTGCGTACACATAGTTCTCGACCGTGAGCATATGCTTGCCAAAGTGCCGCGGCAGAAACTCGAGCCGGTCTTCTTCCGGCACCACGGTCGCCACGATCGCTGGGTGTTCGTTGTTGAATGGTGTCATGTCAGTCCCTCCGAGTTGTCTCAGGCGGAATTGCCTGAGTGGAGGGTCTCCAGCACACCGCACGCACAGCGGTCAGGGCAGTGCGCAGCACGCTCGCAAGCATGCGGAATCGCCGCAGCGCAGGCCTTGACCGTGAGAACGGTGTGATAGCCTCACGACACACTGGCAAGGCCGCATCCCCTCTCCTCCTGTCTGTCAGCGGTCTTTCTTCCCCCACCGATGCGAACGACGAGACCGGATTGAGCAGGCGTCTTCGCACGGTCCATCTGCGCGGCGCGGATGGACGGTGCCACTCGAATACGGGTGCGGCACGGCGCGTGCGCGGTGCCGTCCATCGGTCTGTGTGATTGGGATCATGTGCAGGGCGTGAGTCCCGCCGTCTGACGGGATGAGCGAAGCGAACCAGGAGCAGCGCGGTCGCCGCAGGCGAGACGCCAAACCGAACTTAAAGGGCTGCGGCAGAAGGGTTCCTCGACGCTGATGCCGCGCAGCTTGGTGTGGGGCATGAACAACCACCAAGGATCAGATTGGGTGTTGATTGTCGTCACCCGCACCCACCGTCAGCTATCGGCCAAGTGCGGACGTTCGTGGCTGAGATCGCACCGCCATAAAGCGGTCCTCAGCTCTATGGCGTTAACGCTTCGGTTGAGTGACTTGGAAAAGCGTGCCGGAGGTTTTCCAACTCCAACTCGAACCGATTGTTAAATGACTAATTTCGGAATGCCAGAATCTTATGGGCCAAATGTTATCTCTATGCCTACATCTGCTAGCCCTAGGATACCCGTGCTCACTTTCCCTTGAAGCTTCCACTCCTTGGGTGTAAGTAGGTTAGAAATAATTTGCCATATTTTTGATAGGAAACGTTTCAGCAAGGGTGTTAAATATGCTTTCAATTTGTTCAGTGCAGCACGAACGGGGTTCGTAACTTGTCTTACAAACCATTCAGGAATTGTTTCTATGCTGTCTTGAATCATGTTTTCTATATGCTCAAGAATACCCCTGAGCCATTCGAGTTGTGCATTTAGCTCATTCGCGAGTGTTGAGAGAGAAAAGGCTAATCCCTCTTTTGCTCTTCCGACCTCTGAAGATCTGATTTCTCTGAGTAGTTGGTAGATTCTGTCAAGTAACTGAGCCACTCTGTTTCGAAATTCGTTCAAATCATCAGCTAGAGGTGTCCGTAAATCTCGTAATGCTGGTTCTAATGGCCTTAGTTCCGAGAACTCTAAGAGCTCTCTACGAAGTCTTTCCACATCACCGAGCGCCGCCGTTGTATCACGTTGCAAGTCTTCCGAGTTTGTCATTTTGACCTCCTTGTTTGGCATTTAACAATGTTTTGGCGGATCCATCTAAGAACCGGATCTGCTATTTTCTATCCGTGTAACACACCTTCAATGCCAATGCTCGTGAACAGTATCTCATCATCAACGGTGGTGCAATGAGTGACGGCCCATCGACCATGTAGCACGGGTGATTATGCGGGCCGGCACGAGACCTCCCTTCCGGTAGCAGTCAGTCGTGGACTTCTGGTTTGGGTCGGAGACCGATGGTCGGAGACGGCCACAAGTTGAAGTTCGGCGACGGGGTTGCACCCCCCAATCAAGCGGTCCTGAGTCTTGTCGCGTTAACGCTGGAGACAACTGGCGCCGGAGCGCGCAGCACGGACGGAGCACCAACAGAGCAGTTGTTGGGGCGTCCAGTTGACCGAGACGTTAACCTTTTGGCTGGGCATCACGTCTTTCCTGCGCAAGTCGAAGTCTTTATGGCTCGGCGTATAGCCGTTCAAGAATAATGAGAATGGAGGTCCGTGTGCTATTTCTTTGTGGGACATAGCTGGTTTTGGTCGCTCCCGTGTGGCCCCGACTCATAGCCGTCCAGCTTGCTCGCCGATGCCCTCCAGTCACGAAATAGTTCTCTGACCCTTATTTCCATTTATATGAGTCTAGAGCCGTTTGATGAGGCTTTTGATCCATGACATGCAGAACTCGATGGTCTGATCGATCTGCGGCCCTGTCATTGTCGGCATTGGGTCACTACCGGGACCGTGCCCATACTCGTTGCGCACGCCGTTGAAGAACGCCTGCAGAATCTGCCGCTCCCATGGGTCGATGAAACGCCTGTTTGTCTTGCTTTCGAGGTGGTTCAGGTAGTCGGACGCACCTTTCTCCTTGCCAGTTGTCCAGTTCTTCTCATTGCTGATGATCTTGATAGTGCTCTCGAGCGCCTTGCCAGCGTAGAACGCCGGATCACGGCCGCCCGTGTCGCGAACGTCAATCGCCGTGGCCATGTCGGTGCTGACGTTCACCCATTTCTGGTCCTTCACGGCATCCCAGAATGGTTGCTCAATCTGCGTTTGCGTCAGCGAGTCGGTCGTGATTTGGATATATCCATTGTGGTAGTGCACCGGCATGCCAGCCTGCCTAAATCGCTCGTTTAGTTCGTGTACATGTCCTTGGAACGTTGCGTTGATGTGCTCGTTGTTCCACTTTACACGGTCGACGTTCGACTGAATAGTTCCGGGGATGCGCAGCCCGGTATTGCGCCTCGGTGCCGCATCCTGCCGAGCGGCGGTGCGCAACGCGCCATCGAGCTGCATGTTG
Coding sequences:
- a CDS encoding antirestriction protein; protein product: MTPFNNEHPAIVATVVPEEDRLEFLPRHFGKHMLTVENYVYAQFAKLCPTYIGGYWHFYDLSNGGCYLAPHHERYALVHADSFFDATVSGDAAGIIVSLFTFSHLSFLLENDPLGPRIADYFHLLRDFAGDHPEAGLIFRAID